The Spirochaetaceae bacterium DNA segment GACCTCCTGGAGCGTGCGAAATCCGGCCGGTACTGGGCGCCGCCGGTGCGGCGGGTGCACATCTCGAAGGGTAAAGGGCAGACCCGACCCATCGGGATACCGACGTTCGAGGACAAGGTGCTACAGCGAGCGGTACATATGGTGTTGGAGCCTCTGTACGAGCGGGACTTTCTGGACTGCTCATACGGGTTTCGCCCGGGCCGCTCGGCCCACGACGTCCCTGTCGCGGGCCGGGAGCTACAGTCCAGCCGTGGGGCCAGGGATGGAGCCACGGCTGGAGGTCACCGTTCCTGCGGCGTGATACCGGGTGCAGAGCGCACGCGCACTCTCTCAAACAGACGGGGCGGCGCTGCCAGCGAGACGACCGCCGCCACCGCGCAACCTCGGGTCCAGCAGGTCCCTCACGGCGTCGCCGAACATGTTTAGACTGTAAACGGTAATCGTCAGGCAAAGACCCGGCCAGAGAGCTAGGCGTGGCGCCATCTCCATGTATTCACGCCCTTCCCGGCTGAGCATACCTCCCCAGTCAGGAATCCCGGAAGGCAGACCGAATCCGAGGAAGCTCAGAGAAGCCGCAGAGATAATCACCCCACCGACGTTGATGCTGAAGACGATGATGATCGGTGCCATGATATTAGGCAGGACATGGCGAGTCAGGATTTGACCCGTGGGAGTGCCCACGGCCCGGGCGGCCTGAAAATAGTCATTCTCTTTGAGGCCGATCACCGCGCCTCGCATGATTCGAGAACCGCCGATGCCTCCTGATATCCCCAGGACTAGTATTATCTGTAACAACCCCTGACCCACTAGACTCATTATGGTTAACAACAGGAGCAGTCCCGGGAAGCATATCCAAGCATCGACAAATCTCTGCATAACCAGGTCCAATTTACCGCCACGGAATCCTGAAATGCCGCCTATCAGGGTACTGACCACAACATTGAGAGTGGTCGCCGCCAGACCGACAAGTAAGGAAATACGAGCCCCGAAGATAAGGCGGCTCAAGAGGTCTCGCCCCGCCTGGTCGGTACCCAGCAGATACCGGGCTGATGAGCCCTGCAGCCTGTCTACGAGGTGTATCTTGTCATATGGATAAGGAGCCAGAACATCGGCAAAGATCCCCACCATGATCAAGAGCAAGACGACCATCCCGCAGGCAGTACCCAGAGGCTTCTCCGTCCACAACCTGATGAAGAAATCGGCCAGCCCTGCACCTCTCTTTTGCTCGCTTACTGCCGATGCTATCCCTGTGGCGTCGCCCATATTCCCGGTTCCCCCCTTATCTATAACGGACCCTGGGGTCTAAATAAGGATAAATCAGGTCGGTAAGTAGAATGCTAAGCATAACTACGGTGGCGAAAAACAGGTTCACTCCGGAGACCACCAGGTAGTCTCTTCTATCGAGGGCATCCAGAAATAAACGACCTAGCCCCGGCAGGTTGAATATGTTCTCTATGATAACGGAGCCACCTACCAGGATCGGCAACTGCAGGCCGATCAGCGACACCACCGGGATGAGGGCATTTTTGATGGCGTGTCTCACAACAACTACCCCCTCGTTGAGACCCTTGGCCCAGGCGGTCCTGATATAGTCCTGCCTCAGTACCTCCAGCATCATGGTGCGTGTCATCCGCATGGTGCTCGCAGCACCGGCCGTCCCCAGGATCAGGCTGGGAATGATGAGCACCGCGAGATTCCCCAGGGGATCTTCCGTGAAAGGAACCCACGTCGTCGGTGGCGCCCAGCCCCACCAGATTGCCGGGAAGATCATGACCATAAGGGCCAGCCAGAAGTTAGGCGTTGCCAGGCCGATGATGGCCGCGGTGCGCCCCGCGTAGTCGGCGACCGTATCCTGGCGAATCGCCGAGTAGATGCCGACCGGCAGGGCTATCGCTAGCCCGATTACGATTGACAACAAACCAAGCCCAATGGTTACCGGCAATCTACCTAATATCTCCTCCTCTATCGGCAAAGGGCTGCCCCACAATGATTCGCCAAGGGTGCCCTGGAGGATACCGTTGAGGTGAGACTCCTTGGTAATCGGGTCAGGGGTTGGCAACGCTCCTATCCAGCGTCCATACTGCACGTAGACAGGCACGTCTAATCCAAGCATACGCTCAAAAGCTTCACGGTCAACCTCCCCGTAGTAGTGCTCCATCTGACCCACCATCACGTCTATTATATCGCCGGGGATGAAGCGGACCGCGAGAAAGACCAGGATGGTCAATATAAACAGGGTGGGGATTATCAGCAATAACCGCCTGATGATATAGGCTCTCATCTCACACTCAAATGGTTGCGTTTTCTGGATTTCGGCGCGCCTCGCAATGACATGGTGTAAGGGAGCCGGGAGGCCTGAGCCTCCCAGCTCCCTTTTCCCTAAGGTCAGCCACAAGGGGATGGCCGGGTAGAATCGCGACGCGCGCAAGCCTTAGGCGGAGATTCAGCTATCGTGCGGTTACCCAACACGAACTGTGGCATCACTACGTACCCGAACCGGGTAATTGGTACGGCCGGTCCTTCCCCGGCTGGAATGCAGTCTTGTCGGCTGCTCAAAACCCCTAATGACCCATTGCTTTCTTTAGCTCACTATCAATCCAGAGGCGGGCGAAGAAGTTATCTTGGTGACCGGTTCCCAACCAGACTTCACCGTTATAACCCATGACCCACGGCTGGGTTACGTTCCACTGTGAGATTTCGCCACCCCATACGGTCCAGTGCCTCTCTATCCCTAATATATTTGCCTCTCTAGTCAGCCTCTGCGCCTCTTCAAGGGTGTCAGCTTTCTGAAACGCTTCGTACATGGCGTCATAATCCGGGTCGTTCACTGCGGAAGAGTTCCATGACATCGTCGACACGTACTGCCTTGGAAAGCCACCACTAGGCTTGTACCTGTTGGCTGCTGACGTAGACCTCATTTCAAAAAGTCGGCTCTTTCCTTTAGCGGCCCACTCAGGTATTGGCGGTACCTGAATCTCGACATCAACGCCAATCTCACCCCAGTATGCAGCCGCCAACCCTGCAAAGGTCTCATCGTACCGCGAGAAGTGGCTCAACACGGTCTTGAAGCGAATGCCGTCCGCGCCGCGAGGATACCCAGCCGCATCAAGCAACGCTTCTGCTCCTGCCGGGTCATAGGTATAGAATTTCTTGACCTCTTCGGGCCACTCTTCAAATGGGGTGCTCCACCCTTTCATATCATCGGCAATCTGCCCCTGAGGTCTGGTAGATCCATGACCCTTATAGTAGGTAGCGTAAACTGTCTCAAGGTCGAGTGCCATCTGCATTGCTTGGCGCACCCTGATGTCGTCAAAGGGCGGATTATTCACGTTCATACCAATAGAATTATTCGACCGAAAAAGATACTTCCACAACACGATTTCGGGGTTGGTTCGCTGGAGACTCTCTAGCTGGTCGATAGACCTTATTGGAACGTCGCCGTTTTGACCCATGTAATCAAGCTTACCCGTGCGCAGTGCCGCCAGGCGTGTCGCTGGCTCTGGCATAACCAGGCCCACTAACTTGTCAATATAGGGCAAGCGGTTCTCCGGGTATTTTTCGTCGTAGGCCCAGTAGTCAGGGTTCTTGGTATAGGTGGTAGAGGTGTCCTCGACCACGTTAGTCAGCTCATAGGGCCCGGTGCCGACCAGGTTCCGCCAGTCCTTAGCGTCTCCGTGTTCCTTGATTACCTCGGGGGGATATATCCAAACAGCCCATTGGTCGATGATATGGTCTATCGCAAAGAGGGATGGCTCCTTCAGTTTAAACTCAACCGTCCATTTGTCGGTGGCCGTTACCGATTCGACTATTGATGTGTCCCAGTAAGAGTTGGGCGACGGTTCGGTAAAGCCACTGCCCAGACCATAATTACGGTGATAATTCCATTCAACGTCATCGGCATCGAACTCCCGACCGTTCATCGGCGCCTTATCGTGCCAGTGAACGCCCTGGCGGATTTTGAAGACATAAGTCAGCGAGTCGGGTTGCTCCCAGCTTTCCGCCAGAGCCGGTCTTAAGGCCCATGGAGGAGAGCTCTGATCCTTCCAGGCATATTCTTCTCTATCTATTCCCCAGTCGCCGATGCTTAGCTTCTCTAAAACGGGGGTGATAAGGGAAGTGGTCACACTGCCACCGTGGAACCAAGTGTCAGTACTCTCAGCCATGGTCAACTCGGCATGGGTGAGTGTCCCGCCATACTCTGGCGCGGTGAACACCCTGCCGCTGGTGGGGTCGGTCACATACTTCTTGTCGGCAGCGGCTGCCGGCGCCTCTTCGTCTGCCCCAGTGGCCCACAGGCCGGTTGCGCTCAGAATCACGACCAACGCAATCGCGAAGGTCCTTGCAAAAATGATTTTCATTGTTTTGTCCATCATTTTGATCTTGAGAGTATTACGGAGCGGCCTGCCGCTCCCTGGCTACTCTCGCGCCCGCAACGCAGACGGCCGGCCAGACAGAGTCAGATTTGTGAAGCGCGCGGCGTGTGACTCAGCGGGTTCGCCCCGGCTCACGCCGCGCGCGCGTGCGGTTCTTTGAGTATCATCTTGGCCTCCTGTGCGCCGGCACAAACCGGCAAGGTGTTGTGAATGGAAGAGTCATACGTCGAAGGGCTAGCGACCCACGGCGGCCCCG contains these protein-coding regions:
- a CDS encoding ABC transporter permease, with product MGDATGIASAVSEQKRGAGLADFFIRLWTEKPLGTACGMVVLLLIMVGIFADVLAPYPYDKIHLVDRLQGSSARYLLGTDQAGRDLLSRLIFGARISLLVGLAATTLNVVVSTLIGGISGFRGGKLDLVMQRFVDAWICFPGLLLLLTIMSLVGQGLLQIILVLGISGGIGGSRIMRGAVIGLKENDYFQAARAVGTPTGQILTRHVLPNIMAPIIIVFSINVGGVIISAASLSFLGFGLPSGIPDWGGMLSREGREYMEMAPRLALWPGLCLTITVYSLNMFGDAVRDLLDPRLRGGGGRLAGSAAPSV
- a CDS encoding ABC transporter permease, producing the protein MRAYIIRRLLLIIPTLFILTILVFLAVRFIPGDIIDVMVGQMEHYYGEVDREAFERMLGLDVPVYVQYGRWIGALPTPDPITKESHLNGILQGTLGESLWGSPLPIEEEILGRLPVTIGLGLLSIVIGLAIALPVGIYSAIRQDTVADYAGRTAAIIGLATPNFWLALMVMIFPAIWWGWAPPTTWVPFTEDPLGNLAVLIIPSLILGTAGAASTMRMTRTMMLEVLRQDYIRTAWAKGLNEGVVVVRHAIKNALIPVVSLIGLQLPILVGGSVIIENIFNLPGLGRLFLDALDRRDYLVVSGVNLFFATVVMLSILLTDLIYPYLDPRVRYR
- a CDS encoding ABC transporter substrate-binding protein; protein product: MDKTMKIIFARTFAIALVVILSATGLWATGADEEAPAAAADKKYVTDPTSGRVFTAPEYGGTLTHAELTMAESTDTWFHGGSVTTSLITPVLEKLSIGDWGIDREEYAWKDQSSPPWALRPALAESWEQPDSLTYVFKIRQGVHWHDKAPMNGREFDADDVEWNYHRNYGLGSGFTEPSPNSYWDTSIVESVTATDKWTVEFKLKEPSLFAIDHIIDQWAVWIYPPEVIKEHGDAKDWRNLVGTGPYELTNVVEDTSTTYTKNPDYWAYDEKYPENRLPYIDKLVGLVMPEPATRLAALRTGKLDYMGQNGDVPIRSIDQLESLQRTNPEIVLWKYLFRSNNSIGMNVNNPPFDDIRVRQAMQMALDLETVYATYYKGHGSTRPQGQIADDMKGWSTPFEEWPEEVKKFYTYDPAGAEALLDAAGYPRGADGIRFKTVLSHFSRYDETFAGLAAAYWGEIGVDVEIQVPPIPEWAAKGKSRLFEMRSTSAANRYKPSGGFPRQYVSTMSWNSSAVNDPDYDAMYEAFQKADTLEEAQRLTREANILGIERHWTVWGGEISQWNVTQPWVMGYNGEVWLGTGHQDNFFARLWIDSELKKAMGH